ACCGCCGGCATGTACGGATTGCCTTATTACAACCCAAAATCCATAACCGAATTCGGAAGCGCCTATCATGAATTGAAAAGCGATAATAAATTCGGCATGATCGAAATCACAATCGATCGTCGGGACAATTATAAAAAGCATGAACATATCCGTGAAATAATCAGGCAGAAAATAACTAATTCAGAATTATCAGCATGACAGAATTAATAAAAAATTGGAATTTTGTTACATCCGGTAAATCCGATAAACAGCCAATTTTATTTCTGCACGGCTTTATGGGCAACGCCAATATCTGGCGAAATACAATCGCGAATCTGGACAATGATTTTTTCTGCGTCGCAATCGATTTACCCGGTCATGGTCAAACCAGGGCCGATTTGGAATATCTGAAGTTTGAAAATCTGGCAGATGGACTACACAATTTTGTTAACACCCAATTTACCAAAGAATCGATTCTCGTCGGTTATTCGATGGGAGGGAGAATCGCCTTATATACCGCCCTGAAATATCCTGATACATTCAAAGCTCTCGTCCTCGAATCATCGTCTCCCGGAATTGAGGATGAAGAAGAACGAAAAACTCGTCTTATGCGTGATGAAAAAGATTCGGCCAAAATGAAATCAACCGATATGCGGTCCTTCCTGACCGAATGGTATCGGATGCCGGTATTTGATTATCTGAATGACTTTCCCGACCTCAAAGAAAAAATTATAAATAAAAAATCGTCAAATGATCCTCAGGCTTTAGCGGAAGTTATTGTCAAATTGTCCCCCGGCACCCAACCATCGCAATGGAGTAATCTAAACCAGTGGACAAAACCGATTCTCATCATTGCTGGTGAAAAGGATCAAAAATATTGCCATATCGGCAAGAAAATGCACGCCGGTTTGGCTAATTCGCGCCTTGAAATTATCCCCAACGCGGGACATATTGTCCATCTCGAAAATC
This is a stretch of genomic DNA from Candidatus Zixiibacteriota bacterium. It encodes these proteins:
- the menH gene encoding 2-succinyl-6-hydroxy-2,4-cyclohexadiene-1-carboxylate synthase encodes the protein MTELIKNWNFVTSGKSDKQPILFLHGFMGNANIWRNTIANLDNDFFCVAIDLPGHGQTRADLEYLKFENLADGLHNFVNTQFTKESILVGYSMGGRIALYTALKYPDTFKALVLESSSPGIEDEEERKTRLMRDEKDSAKMKSTDMRSFLTEWYRMPVFDYLNDFPDLKEKIINKKSSNDPQALAEVIVKLSPGTQPSQWSNLNQWTKPILIIAGEKDQKYCHIGKKMHAGLANSRLEIIPNAGHIVHLENHKDFMTVLKSFLASYIL